A window of the Triplophysa rosa linkage group LG23, Trosa_1v2, whole genome shotgun sequence genome harbors these coding sequences:
- the mapre2 gene encoding microtubule-associated protein RP/EB family member 2 isoform X1, whose amino-acid sequence MPGPTQALSPNGENNNDIIPDNGTNIIPYRKNTVRGERAYSWGMAVNVYSTSITQETMSRHDITAWVNDLLSLNYTKVEQLSSGAAYCQFMDMLFPGCISLKKVKFQAKLEHEYIHNFKLLQASFKRMNVDKIIPVEKLVKGRFQDNLDFIQWFKKFFDANYDGKEYDPLEARQGQDAIPPPDPGEQIFNLPKKSLHAASSPTAGAGATRSASSTPKASSATATSRPSSAKKLPVLSSTPAKGEKELEAQVTQLNEQLNTIKLALEGVEKERDFYFGKLREVELLCQEQGQESGAFGERLMEVLYSADEQEAGGEGHEAPAQEEDVPDDTQDEY is encoded by the exons CCAACATCATTCCCTATAGAAAGAACACGGTGCGCGGCGAGCGCGCCTACAG CTGGGGGATGGCGGTCAATGTGTATTCTACCTCAATCACTCAGGAGACTATGAGCAGGCATGACATCACCGCATGGGTGAATGATCTGCTCAGTCTAAACTACACTAAAGTTGAGCAGCTCTCATCAG GAGCGGCGTACTGTCAGTTCATGGACATGCTGTTTCCTGGCTGCATCAGTCTTAAGAAGGTGAAGTTCCAGGCCAAACTGGAGCATGAATACATCCACAACTTCAAACTCCTGCAGGCTTCCTTCAAGAGGATGAACGTCGACAAG ATCATCCCTGTCGAGAAACTGGTCAAGGGACGGTTTCAAGACAACCTGGACTTCATTCAGTGGTTCAAGAAGTTCTTCGATGCCAACTACGACGGGAAGGAATACGACCCGCTGGAGGCCCGGCAGGGACAGGACGCTATTCCTCCTCCAGATCCCGGAGAGCAGATCTTCAACCTGCCGAAGAAATCCCTCCACGCCGCCAGCTCTCCCACCGCAGGTGCAG GAGCCACTAGATCAGCCAGCTCAACCCCGAAAGCCTCCAGCGCCACCGCCACGTCTCGACCCTCGTCTGCTAAAAAGCTGCCGGTGCTGTCATCCACCCCCGCTAAAGGAGAGAAAGAGCTGGAAGCCCAAGTAACGCAACTAAACGAACAG CTCAACACCATTAAGCTAGCGCTGGAAGGCGTGGAGAAGGAGCGGGACTTTTACTTCGGGAAGCTGCGGGAGGTTGAGCTCTTGTGTCAGGAGCAGGGTCAGGAGAGCGGAGCCTTCGGGGAGAGACTCATGGAGGTGTTGTACTCCGCAGATGAGCAG GAGGCCGGCGGGGAGGGGCACGAGGCTCCTGCGCAGGAGGAGGACGTCCCAGACGACACGCAAGACGAATACTAA
- the mapre2 gene encoding microtubule-associated protein RP/EB family member 2 isoform X2, with protein MPGPTQALSPNGENNNDIIPDNGTNIIPYRKNTVRGERAYSWGMAVNVYSTSITQETMSRHDITAWVNDLLSLNYTKVEQLSSGAAYCQFMDMLFPGCISLKKVKFQAKLEHEYIHNFKLLQASFKRMNVDKIIPVEKLVKGRFQDNLDFIQWFKKFFDANYDGKEYDPLEARQGQDAIPPPDPGEQIFNLPKKSLHAASSPTAGATRSASSTPKASSATATSRPSSAKKLPVLSSTPAKGEKELEAQVTQLNEQLNTIKLALEGVEKERDFYFGKLREVELLCQEQGQESGAFGERLMEVLYSADEQEAGGEGHEAPAQEEDVPDDTQDEY; from the exons CCAACATCATTCCCTATAGAAAGAACACGGTGCGCGGCGAGCGCGCCTACAG CTGGGGGATGGCGGTCAATGTGTATTCTACCTCAATCACTCAGGAGACTATGAGCAGGCATGACATCACCGCATGGGTGAATGATCTGCTCAGTCTAAACTACACTAAAGTTGAGCAGCTCTCATCAG GAGCGGCGTACTGTCAGTTCATGGACATGCTGTTTCCTGGCTGCATCAGTCTTAAGAAGGTGAAGTTCCAGGCCAAACTGGAGCATGAATACATCCACAACTTCAAACTCCTGCAGGCTTCCTTCAAGAGGATGAACGTCGACAAG ATCATCCCTGTCGAGAAACTGGTCAAGGGACGGTTTCAAGACAACCTGGACTTCATTCAGTGGTTCAAGAAGTTCTTCGATGCCAACTACGACGGGAAGGAATACGACCCGCTGGAGGCCCGGCAGGGACAGGACGCTATTCCTCCTCCAGATCCCGGAGAGCAGATCTTCAACCTGCCGAAGAAATCCCTCCACGCCGCCAGCTCTCCCACCGCAG GAGCCACTAGATCAGCCAGCTCAACCCCGAAAGCCTCCAGCGCCACCGCCACGTCTCGACCCTCGTCTGCTAAAAAGCTGCCGGTGCTGTCATCCACCCCCGCTAAAGGAGAGAAAGAGCTGGAAGCCCAAGTAACGCAACTAAACGAACAG CTCAACACCATTAAGCTAGCGCTGGAAGGCGTGGAGAAGGAGCGGGACTTTTACTTCGGGAAGCTGCGGGAGGTTGAGCTCTTGTGTCAGGAGCAGGGTCAGGAGAGCGGAGCCTTCGGGGAGAGACTCATGGAGGTGTTGTACTCCGCAGATGAGCAG GAGGCCGGCGGGGAGGGGCACGAGGCTCCTGCGCAGGAGGAGGACGTCCCAGACGACACGCAAGACGAATACTAA
- the mapre2 gene encoding microtubule-associated protein RP/EB family member 2 isoform X3, protein MAVNVYSTSITQETMSRHDITAWVNDLLSLNYTKVEQLSSGAAYCQFMDMLFPGCISLKKVKFQAKLEHEYIHNFKLLQASFKRMNVDKIIPVEKLVKGRFQDNLDFIQWFKKFFDANYDGKEYDPLEARQGQDAIPPPDPGEQIFNLPKKSLHAASSPTAGAGATRSASSTPKASSATATSRPSSAKKLPVLSSTPAKGEKELEAQVTQLNEQLNTIKLALEGVEKERDFYFGKLREVELLCQEQGQESGAFGERLMEVLYSADEQEAGGEGHEAPAQEEDVPDDTQDEY, encoded by the exons ATGGCGGTCAATGTGTATTCTACCTCAATCACTCAGGAGACTATGAGCAGGCATGACATCACCGCATGGGTGAATGATCTGCTCAGTCTAAACTACACTAAAGTTGAGCAGCTCTCATCAG GAGCGGCGTACTGTCAGTTCATGGACATGCTGTTTCCTGGCTGCATCAGTCTTAAGAAGGTGAAGTTCCAGGCCAAACTGGAGCATGAATACATCCACAACTTCAAACTCCTGCAGGCTTCCTTCAAGAGGATGAACGTCGACAAG ATCATCCCTGTCGAGAAACTGGTCAAGGGACGGTTTCAAGACAACCTGGACTTCATTCAGTGGTTCAAGAAGTTCTTCGATGCCAACTACGACGGGAAGGAATACGACCCGCTGGAGGCCCGGCAGGGACAGGACGCTATTCCTCCTCCAGATCCCGGAGAGCAGATCTTCAACCTGCCGAAGAAATCCCTCCACGCCGCCAGCTCTCCCACCGCAGGTGCAG GAGCCACTAGATCAGCCAGCTCAACCCCGAAAGCCTCCAGCGCCACCGCCACGTCTCGACCCTCGTCTGCTAAAAAGCTGCCGGTGCTGTCATCCACCCCCGCTAAAGGAGAGAAAGAGCTGGAAGCCCAAGTAACGCAACTAAACGAACAG CTCAACACCATTAAGCTAGCGCTGGAAGGCGTGGAGAAGGAGCGGGACTTTTACTTCGGGAAGCTGCGGGAGGTTGAGCTCTTGTGTCAGGAGCAGGGTCAGGAGAGCGGAGCCTTCGGGGAGAGACTCATGGAGGTGTTGTACTCCGCAGATGAGCAG GAGGCCGGCGGGGAGGGGCACGAGGCTCCTGCGCAGGAGGAGGACGTCCCAGACGACACGCAAGACGAATACTAA